The Kluyvera intermedia genome window below encodes:
- a CDS encoding DUF1971 domain-containing protein — protein MSHQRIPKNWTIKRSTPFFTKENVPAALLSHHNTAANVFGQLCVMEGTVTYYGFADEHAVEPEVKVVINAGNFATSPPQYWHRIEMTDDAQFNINFWADPAFSGDEVYSAKKA, from the coding sequence ATGAGCCATCAAAGAATTCCCAAAAACTGGACAATCAAACGTTCAACCCCATTTTTCACCAAAGAAAACGTCCCAGCCGCGCTGCTGAGTCACCATAACACCGCCGCCAATGTTTTTGGCCAGCTGTGCGTCATGGAAGGAACTGTGACTTATTACGGATTTGCCGATGAGCATGCCGTAGAGCCGGAAGTGAAAGTGGTGATAAACGCGGGCAATTTTGCCACCAGTCCACCACAGTACTGGCACCGTATTGAGATGACCGACGATGCGCAGTTCAACATTAATTTCTGGGCTGACCCGGCCTTCTCCGGTGATGAAGTCTACAGCGCGAAAAAAGCCTAA
- a CDS encoding deoxynucleoside kinase: MKIVSIEANIAAGKTTLLEPLAASLSARTGVNWSVLKEPVDEDPVFLELLQVFVENPTDADARVAFQLYITHCRQALLKAIPDGNYVIERSLFSDIVFCHVNFLMTEQPSARYMSYFYQIKDYLKSYPQIDLVVYIDRDVESCYDACMARGRAGESQYTREYFEDVKAFHDACLPQIARQYGSKLLTCRVESGFACPQTLADAVLLSLG, encoded by the coding sequence ATGAAAATCGTGTCTATTGAGGCTAACATTGCCGCCGGGAAAACCACGTTGCTTGAACCACTGGCCGCATCGTTATCAGCCCGTACTGGGGTTAACTGGAGCGTCTTAAAAGAACCGGTTGATGAAGACCCGGTATTTTTGGAGCTGCTACAGGTGTTTGTTGAAAACCCGACCGACGCCGATGCCAGGGTGGCTTTCCAGCTCTATATCACCCATTGCCGACAGGCGCTTTTAAAGGCGATCCCTGACGGTAACTATGTTATTGAACGGTCATTGTTCAGCGATATTGTTTTCTGCCACGTCAATTTTCTGATGACAGAACAGCCGTCGGCCAGGTATATGTCCTACTTTTATCAGATTAAGGATTACCTGAAGAGCTATCCGCAGATCGATCTGGTGGTCTATATCGACCGGGACGTGGAGTCTTGCTATGACGCCTGCATGGCACGTGGCCGGGCGGGTGAAAGTCAGTACACGCGAGAATATTTTGAGGACGTTAAGGCATTCCATGACGCCTGCTTGCCACAGATCGCGCGACAGTACGGCTCAAAGCTACTGACGTGCCGGGTTGAGTCGGGATTCGCCTGCCCGCAAACGTTGGCTGATGCGGTTCTGCTGAGTCTCGGATAA
- the fimA gene encoding type 1 fimbrial major subunit FimA, which produces MGINKVALIVISALSMTSAAALAADTTTVNGGTVHFKGEVVNAACAVDAGSVEQTVQMGQVRSAKLATAGSTSSNVGFNIQLDDCDTTVATKASVAFSGTAIDTTNNTVLALQSSAAGSATNVGVQILDNKGTPLALDGATFSAATTLNDGTNIIPFQARYFATGAATAGTANADATFKVQYE; this is translated from the coding sequence ATGGGAATTAATAAAGTTGCGTTAATCGTTATTTCAGCACTGTCCATGACGTCTGCAGCAGCGCTGGCGGCTGATACCACCACGGTTAACGGCGGTACTGTTCATTTTAAAGGTGAAGTTGTGAATGCCGCCTGTGCGGTTGACGCAGGTTCAGTAGAGCAGACCGTACAGATGGGTCAGGTTCGTTCAGCAAAACTGGCAACGGCTGGCAGCACTAGCTCAAACGTCGGTTTCAACATCCAGCTGGATGATTGTGATACCACCGTGGCAACTAAAGCATCCGTTGCGTTCTCCGGTACCGCAATTGATACCACCAACAACACCGTGCTGGCACTGCAAAGTTCTGCTGCAGGTAGCGCAACTAACGTTGGCGTACAGATCCTCGATAACAAAGGTACTCCGCTGGCACTTGATGGCGCAACCTTCAGCGCAGCAACGACCCTGAACGATGGCACCAACATCATTCCATTCCAGGCTCGTTACTTTGCAACTGGCGCAGCAACTGCAGGTACTGCAAACGCTGACGCGACCTTTAAAGTTCAGTACGAATAA
- a CDS encoding fimbrial protein codes for MQRVTPGLMLLLPTIALAGNHWNVTTPGGNMRFQGEIIAEACSVDAGDRLMTVNMGQISSHRFHAAGEDASPVAFTIHLLDCDTTVSQRVGVTFNGVADGKDPDVLSVGEGAGIATGIGVALFNSDGSLIPLNREPVSWTRLYDGPTTLHFVAKYRSTDRQVTGGTANAQAWFSLTYL; via the coding sequence ATGCAAAGGGTCACACCGGGGCTGATGTTGCTACTACCGACAATCGCACTGGCGGGGAATCATTGGAATGTCACCACGCCTGGCGGAAATATGCGATTTCAGGGCGAGATTATCGCCGAGGCCTGCAGCGTAGACGCAGGCGATCGTTTAATGACGGTCAATATGGGGCAAATCAGTAGCCATCGATTTCATGCAGCAGGAGAGGATGCAAGCCCGGTGGCTTTTACCATTCATCTTCTGGACTGCGACACAACGGTCAGTCAACGCGTGGGCGTGACCTTTAACGGCGTGGCCGATGGGAAAGATCCCGACGTCCTCTCCGTGGGGGAAGGGGCAGGGATCGCCACGGGGATAGGTGTCGCATTATTTAATAGCGATGGCAGCCTGATCCCTTTAAATCGCGAGCCGGTGAGCTGGACACGTCTTTATGACGGCCCCACTACGCTGCATTTCGTCGCGAAATACCGCTCCACTGACCGTCAGGTCACCGGTGGTACGGCCAACGCTCAGGCGTGGTTTTCGTTGACCTATCTATAA
- a CDS encoding fimbria/pilus periplasmic chaperone gives MNNTRTKIRGLLACVLMIATIGMMPAAQAGVALGATRVIYPEGQKQVQLGVTNNDDSSTYLIQSWVENADGVKDGRFVVTPPLFAMQGKKENTLRILDATNNQLPKDRESLFWMNVKAIPSMDKSKLGDNTLQLAIISRIKLYYRPAKLALSSDQAAEKLTFRRSAGTLTLVNPTPYYLTVTELNAGTRVLDNALVPPMGEVNVKLPADAGSEITYKTINDYGALTPRMKGAVQ, from the coding sequence ATGAACAACACACGGACAAAAATACGCGGCTTGCTAGCCTGCGTTCTGATGATTGCGACTATTGGCATGATGCCTGCTGCGCAAGCGGGTGTTGCGCTGGGCGCGACTCGCGTTATTTATCCTGAAGGGCAAAAGCAGGTTCAGCTGGGCGTCACGAACAATGACGACAGCAGTACTTATCTCATTCAGTCATGGGTGGAAAATGCCGATGGCGTTAAAGACGGTCGCTTTGTGGTGACGCCGCCGCTTTTTGCGATGCAGGGTAAAAAAGAGAACACCTTACGCATTCTTGATGCGACCAATAACCAGTTGCCGAAAGACCGGGAAAGCCTGTTCTGGATGAACGTAAAAGCCATTCCCTCAATGGATAAATCAAAGCTCGGCGACAACACGTTACAGCTGGCGATTATCAGCCGTATCAAGCTGTACTACCGTCCGGCTAAGCTGGCGCTGTCTTCTGACCAGGCCGCTGAAAAACTCACATTTCGCCGTAGCGCGGGCACATTAACGCTCGTCAACCCAACGCCTTACTACCTGACGGTGACCGAACTCAATGCCGGTACGCGGGTGCTGGACAATGCGCTGGTTCCGCCAATGGGTGAAGTTAACGTCAAATTACCTGCCGATGCGGGTAGCGAGATTACCTACAAGACCATTAATGATTATGGCGCGCTCACCCCTCGTATGAAAGGCGCTGTGCAATAG